ttttatattttagtcccagagcatatgcagtctatgcacactatattgtccatgtccagaaagctaataaaaacatcatcaaagtagtccatatgtgacatcagttggtttgattagaatctcttgaagcatcgaaaatacattttggtccaaaaataacaacacatatggactactttgatgatgtttttattccctttctggacatggacagtacagtgtgcaGACTGCATacgctctgggactaaaatatcaaatatcttacgggtgtggaacgacattagggtgagccaTTAATGATGTCAATTTCAtttgggggtgaactatccctttaagaggatgctgcaatgtatattataagaaaatgaaagtgttttttgaaCTTGGATGCAAGTAAACCTTTTGTTAGAGACAGacatccaaaacaaaattaggagcctttaaaatagcacaataggggaactttaaaataaagtttcaTAAGGAACTTCATCACAAGGAATTGTGGTATTTATGCAGGAAAACTCACTCACCGCATACTGTGGAGAAGACTGTGATGGCTGACATGGTGACTGTGGATATGAGTGAATCTGAGGATGTAGTTGAGGATGGTTCTCCTCAACAGGGCTCACATCCTGCCTCATCACCCACACAGGCTCTGTGATCTTGTCAGGCGTGTAGGGTGAACGCACCGTCTTGGTCTTAACCTCCTCAATAGCTTCTCTTATATCCTTGATGGCCAAAGAGACAGCATCTCCTGTAGCTCTGCAAGACTCTGAATTATCAGGTCTTTCCACTACTTCAACCTGCAAATCAGATGAAGTAGTTTCTGATGTCTCCTCTTGGGGGTGAACTTCCTGTGAAAGGCTAGTCGAGCTTGATGTTTTCCTGACCTGGGCTCTGCTTCGCCCTGAGCTTCCGGCTTCATCTCCTGACTGTTCGTCATAGAAGTGTAGCCTGGAGCCCACTGAATTAAGCAGATCGATGTCATCCTGTGGGTCGCACTGGTCATCACACTCATCCATGGTCATGCTCTGGTTCCTCTCATACATCTGTGGCCCATCAAGGACCTGATTAGGATCTGTTAGGTTGCATTGGTATGATTCTGTCTGATATTCTGCTGAAGTCTCGTCAGGGTAAGAATCAGTGCAGGCTTCAGGACTAGAGTCTGAGAGATCATCTTGGTGGTCCTCAACATTGGTCATGGGACTATCAATCCCTTTATCCTTGTTTGTATAAGTGCAACCGGTGTTAAAATTAGTAGGGTATGGCTTTGGATCAGAGATGTAGCTTTGAAGAGTCTCAGGGAAGGTTCGTGGAGACTGAAAAAATGGTTTGTTCATCATTTGGTGCGGAGATGTGGCAAACGGTGGAACATCTACTCTTAGTGGACTGGTTCTTTTACTTTCAGGTCGACATTTTGAAGTAATCTTAGGTGGAACATAGTCTTGTTcatgagtttgtctggaatagTCCTCTTCCTCTTTGTTCTCTTTCACCAATTCCTCTTCACCAAACTTTGATTCTTCACATTGAACCTTCTGGTCCAACTGTTCCATTGAAGACTTTGGCTGTTCTGGATCTGTATCACGATCAATCTGTGTATCAGATGAATGGGACAGATCTGGACTGTTTCCAACCAGTCTATCAGTGATCGCTTCATCCTGAGGAGATGGAGTCATCAGTTCTTGAGAGGAATCTTCCGGAGATAATGCTTCTGAAGCTTGTTCTTTTGGAGGAGTTTTGACCACCTGTtgttgttcttcttcttctttgttctgttgtctgtgtctgtgctgATGGAGTCTCTCTCCTCTCTGACGATGTCTTGACGCCCCCAGCTTGGGCTGTTGGCTAGCTCTAGCTTCTGTATCTCCGCTCTCAGTCCGCCTGCGTTGTGCTTGACCGGGAACATGCCGCCTACGGTGGCGTGGGGGAGCTTGGCTAGATCCAGATGGGTGTTGGTTGGCTggttgatgatgatggtggtggccTTGGCTTTCTGCATCGGGATTGTGCAGCTGGCATGGCCTCCATCTTGGTCGACCTCCCTCTAGAGGAGTCCCATTGGGCTGCTTGCTGCGATGAGGGGGAGGACCTCTGAGACCTGCCTCCTCTGGCTCCTCCCTATGGCTCATGGCTCCAGCCACTCACTGCTCATTGTCTAGATGCTGCTGAACAGCCTGAATGACACACAGAAATCATAGGTAATAGAGAAGGAGTATATCctacaatacattttatattggaAGCAGAATCATtaccatgacaaaaaatgttaatagcattaatgttttaattgtaaATGCACTTAATGTCTAATCAAGCAATGTGGCTGTATAATGACAGAGTAACACACTGCATGTTTGTGTTCCTGTGCAGAGACATGGTTTATGGCAGTGGCACTGTCACAGATGGCCTCACCGTGGGCAGTCGTCATGCTGCATACTCCACCAGTCCTGGAGTTCAGCAGATTCATCTGTCAAACCCAAACCCAAAGCCATGGGATTTACCTCCCAATTTAAACAGAGATCTTCACTTTCATGTAGTGAAGTATTGTGTTGTATTGTTGACAACTGAGAGCATGTGTGCATATTAGGGTCTCTTTGCAGTTCCGGTAACAGGTGGTGTCACACTTTCAGATGgcaaaaaatgtacaaaaaatgtAACTGCAATATTCACATAATACCTTtctcaaacttaaaaaaaaaaaagcattaaacTTGCTAGTGGTCACAGCcagtgtatttttaaaaatcgtaCCATTATTTTAGTATAACTGTGTAAGAAATGGGAAAAATATATAGCTTTAACATACAGTAAATATAGTAAAGCACAGGAGGTTTAATGAACGATgagtcattttaaaaaaaaaagaaggaaaatcTCACTGCAACCATAAGATCCTGTTATGCTACAAAAAACTTGACCGCTGTGGTTGCTAGAAATTCATCAAAGAATAGAATGACAATTTGTATagtttttatagttttatagtGCATGCCTGTATAAATTATTAACTCATATCATTATATCTTACCAACTAAATTAATAGGCTATAAACTGATCAAAACCATTAATGCACAcgaaacagaaagtcatatgatTAATTAAAGTTAATCAAAACTTATACGGCATATTTTGAACCATATGGCTTTTAAATAAACAGCAAAACAATGCTATAAAGATTAACTAGACAATTTAACTTTGTAAAACAAAACtccaaaattaaattaaatctgaTGCATCATGCGACGTCTGTATAGGCTATTTCACTGTATATTTTGTTTACAacgttttattaatattttataagagcTACATGCACGTCTTGGTGGATGGACTGTCACAGTAGATTTTCATCGTAAATTATAACGTTGTTCCAATACAGTAGGCTAAGATTACTACATAAAGCGATAGTATGTTTCCACTATAGAATATTGGACAAAAGCCGGCATCACTGTGTTATTTTACCATTAACACTATAAACATTTAGCTTCATCTTAATATCAAAGAAGAGTCTTAAAAACCAAATGTCACGTTTGTCGATGTAACTGCTGCAGTAACGTTAGGACAGGTGATACCGCTAACCATCTGGGAATTTCGTCgcttcaaacataaaaaaatattttatactcTCCAATTAAGCACACAATAAAACACCAAATTACGATCTAACGGTGTAATTTGAAAACTTTCCGTTGGTAATAAAAGTTAAAAGCGTGTTATTTGTTAAGGTGGCGGGCCTGCGCTGTTGCAAACGCATCTTCCCTCCCCAGTGAATTTATCCAGCAGGTGCAGCTCCTCCTGTACGATCAAGTACCGTCAGAAAACACGACATACAGCGGGACCCGAACAGCTGTTTAGAGTGTCATCCGTTACACTTACCTGTTATGAACACGAGCGATGAAGAAGAGCTTTTCGGCTCGCCTTCATCTTCGTCGGTTGTTCTTATCAAC
The window above is part of the Pseudorasbora parva isolate DD20220531a chromosome 23, ASM2467924v1, whole genome shotgun sequence genome. Proteins encoded here:
- the apba1b gene encoding amyloid-beta A4 precursor protein-binding family A member 1 isoform X2, which encodes MSHREEPEEAGLRGPPPHRSKQPNGTPLEGGRPRWRPCQLHNPDAESQGHHHHHQPANQHPSGSSQAPPRHRRRHVPGQAQRRRTESGDTEARASQQPKLGASRHRQRGERLHQHRHRQQNKEEEEQQQVVKTPPKEQASEALSPEDSSQELMTPSPQDEAITDRLVGNSPDLSHSSDTQIDRDTDPEQPKSSMEQLDQKVQCEESKFGEEELVKENKEEEDYSRQTHEQDYVPPKITSKCRPESKRTSPLRVDVPPFATSPHQMMNKPFFQSPRTFPETLQSYISDPKPYPTNFNTGCTYTNKDKGIDSPMTNVEDHQDDLSDSSPEACTDSYPDETSAEYQTESYQCNLTDPNQVLDGPQMYERNQSMTMDECDDQCDPQDDIDLLNSVGSRLHFYDEQSGDEAGSSGRSRAQVRKTSSSTSLSQEVHPQEETSETTSSDLQVEVVERPDNSESCRATGDAVSLAIKDIREAIEEVKTKTVRSPYTPDKITEPVWVMRQDVSPVEENHPQLHPQIHSYPQSPCQPSQSSPQYAAPVQDNELLPLGAESSGVHYQDQDLDVSPCVPSQEPRRNLASFPTYVDVPGPCDPEDLIDGIIFAANYLGSTQLLSERTPTKSGRMQQAQEAMCRVRGTESGPPSSTEVDLFISTQRIKVLSAFTQDTMMDHPLRTISYIADIGNMVVLMARGKMIRSQSAQENLDSAETQHTNPARDDRRQYKMICHVFESEDAQLIAQSIGQAFSVAYQEFLRANGIDPEDLSQREYSDLLNTQDMYNDDLIHFSKSENCRDVYIEKQKGEILGVVIVESGWGSILPTVIIASLMHGGPAAKSGRLNIGDQIMTVNGTSLVGLPLSTCQSIIKGLKAQSRIKMNIVRCPPVTMVLIRRPDLRYQLGFSVQNGIICSLMRGGIAERGGVRVGHRIIEINGQSVVATPHEKIVHILSNAVGEIHMKTMPAAMYRLLTAQEQPVYI
- the apba1b gene encoding amyloid-beta A4 precursor protein-binding family A member 1 isoform X1, coding for MSHREEPEEAGLRGPPPHRSKQPNGTPLEGGRPRWRPCQLHNPDAESQGHHHHHQPANQHPSGSSQAPPRHRRRHVPGQAQRRRTESGDTEARASQQPKLGASRHRQRGERLHQHRHRQQNKEEEEQQQVVKTPPKEQASEALSPEDSSQELMTPSPQDEAITDRLVGNSPDLSHSSDTQIDRDTDPEQPKSSMEQLDQKVQCEESKFGEEELVKENKEEEDYSRQTHEQDYVPPKITSKCRPESKRTSPLRVDVPPFATSPHQMMNKPFFQSPRTFPETLQSYISDPKPYPTNFNTGCTYTNKDKGIDSPMTNVEDHQDDLSDSSPEACTDSYPDETSAEYQTESYQCNLTDPNQVLDGPQMYERNQSMTMDECDDQCDPQDDIDLLNSVGSRLHFYDEQSGDEAGSSGRSRAQVRKTSSSTSLSQEVHPQEETSETTSSDLQVEVVERPDNSESCRATGDAVSLAIKDIREAIEEVKTKTVRSPYTPDKITEPVWVMRQDVSPVEENHPQLHPQIHSYPQSPCQPSQSSPQYAAPVQDNELLPLGAESSGVHYQDQDLDVSPCVPSQEPRRNLASFPTYVDVPGPCDPEDLIDGIIFAANYLGSTQLLSERTPTKSGRMQQAQEAMCRVRQGTESGPPSSTEVDLFISTQRIKVLSAFTQDTMMDHPLRTISYIADIGNMVVLMARGKMIRSQSAQENLDSAETQHTNPARDDRRQYKMICHVFESEDAQLIAQSIGQAFSVAYQEFLRANGIDPEDLSQREYSDLLNTQDMYNDDLIHFSKSENCRDVYIEKQKGEILGVVIVESGWGSILPTVIIASLMHGGPAAKSGRLNIGDQIMTVNGTSLVGLPLSTCQSIIKGLKAQSRIKMNIVRCPPVTMVLIRRPDLRYQLGFSVQNGIICSLMRGGIAERGGVRVGHRIIEINGQSVVATPHEKIVHILSNAVGEIHMKTMPAAMYRLLTAQEQPVYI